From the genome of Leptospira koniambonensis:
ACAGAACGAAAAGTTCAAACATATTCCAATTATTATACATAGTGCCACTTACACTTCCGATTCGGATGAAAAACTTTCTTTCGATCTGGGAGCGGACGCATTCTTAAAAAAGCCTGCTAGTCTCAAAGTTTTAGAAGAAACAGTCTCCAAAGTAATTAGCCAACCAAGATCGGAACGTAACGTTAAAAAATTGGTTATAGACTCCGGCCCCCTCCGCCAGTACAATCATAGGTTAGTGGAAAAGTTGGAGGAAAAAAATTTCGAACTCCAAAGAAGAAGCGAGGAGCTTGGTTTCGAAATAGAGGAAAGAAGAAGGGCCGAAAGGCTGAACCGAGAAGGAGAGGAATTATTTAAAGAGCTGACGGAAGCGATCCACGAAGTGTTTTGGATGACCAGTCTTTCTAAAAACGAGATCGTTTATATCAGCCAAGGATACGAACAGATTTGGGGGAGATCCAAACAAAGCCTTTTGGAAAATCCGATCTCCTGGTTGGAATGTATCCATCCGGATGATAGGGAAAGGGTTTTGAATAGTGCGAAGACTAGACAAGTCAGCGGAGAATATAGAGAAGAATATAGGATCGTTCGTCCTGACGGGGAGATCAGATGGATCCGAGATAAGGCATTTCCTGTTAAAAATGAAAAAGGAGACACGATACGAGTTGCAGGAGTCGCAGAAGATATCACAGAACATAAATTGAATGAAGCTCAATTGAAAGAAGTCGAGAAAAAGAGGTCCGAATTAGAACAACAGCTTATACAAGCTCAAAAACTGGAAAGTTTAGGGACTCTCGCAAGCGGAATCGCTCATGATTTTAATAATATACTTTCTATAATCATGGGCCATACATCCGTGATAGAAAATAATAGGACCAATCCTGAAAAATTTTCCCAACATGTATCTGCACTGCATATGGCAACTCAAAGAGGGGCCTCCTTAGTCAGACAACTTCTTACATTTGCCAGAAAGACCGAGTTTAATCTAGAACCGGTACAGATCAACGATATCATATTAGAAATAAGTAAACTGATTTCCCAGACATTTCCTAAAAATATCCGTCTTTTTACTGATTTTCAAGAAAATCTTCCTTTGGTCCAGGTGGATACAAATCAGATACATCAAGTTTTACTAAATTTATGCGTGAACGCTCGGGACGCTATGCAAGATGGGGGCGTATTGAGTTTGGAAACCTTCTTAGCCGATTCCGGAAATTTAAA
Proteins encoded in this window:
- a CDS encoding ATP-binding response regulator → MLILVVDDSYQNRKLISAQLENGSRKIYTASNGLEALEILENTEVDLIISDILMPQMDGYQFCSQVRQNEKFKHIPIIIHSATYTSDSDEKLSFDLGADAFLKKPASLKVLEETVSKVISQPRSERNVKKLVIDSGPLRQYNHRLVEKLEEKNFELQRRSEELGFEIEERRRAERLNREGEELFKELTEAIHEVFWMTSLSKNEIVYISQGYEQIWGRSKQSLLENPISWLECIHPDDRERVLNSAKTRQVSGEYREEYRIVRPDGEIRWIRDKAFPVKNEKGDTIRVAGVAEDITEHKLNEAQLKEVEKKRSELEQQLIQAQKLESLGTLASGIAHDFNNILSIIMGHTSVIENNRTNPEKFSQHVSALHMATQRGASLVRQLLTFARKTEFNLEPVQINDIILEISKLISQTFPKNIRLFTDFQENLPLVQVDTNQIHQVLLNLCVNARDAMQDGGVLSLETFLADSGNLKIGYSKSLAEKYVILRISDSGTGMSEKTKQRIFEPFFTTKDIGKGTGLGLALAYSVIDNHKGWIEVDSELGKGTTFFVYLPVPKERSAVNTKPVYSESESLGGNESILVIEDEELLRNMLADVLTSKGYKVYLAIDGEDGVEQFLLKHSEIQLVLTDLGLPKFGGGEVIKRIRAIHSSVKILLASGFMEPELKLSLNDFGVSYFIQKPYLGSEILSCIRSALDQK